A genomic segment from Tuwongella immobilis encodes:
- a CDS encoding DUF6896 domain-containing protein codes for MVFDKLMEYERYICDAVSRFKTAFGDVNLLFLWRSGKIPRTGHLDAEQRIEYSCHGSGCTVDYFGTIVSFDFDSTGQYCYTAFKFALFLDEDSLDNDALSAVFAKMSEQGVLTHIPNYGLRLTRQTPP; via the coding sequence ATGGTATTCGATAAACTAATGGAGTATGAGAGATACATTTGTGATGCGGTTTCGCGATTCAAAACTGCGTTTGGGGATGTCAATCTGCTGTTCCTTTGGAGAAGTGGGAAAATACCTCGCACGGGCCATCTCGATGCCGAGCAAAGAATCGAGTATTCTTGCCATGGATCTGGGTGCACCGTGGATTATTTTGGCACAATCGTTTCGTTTGATTTTGATTCAACAGGACAATACTGCTACACTGCATTCAAGTTTGCACTTTTTCTCGATGAGGATTCGCTCGACAACGATGCGCTTTCTGCGGTGTTCGCCAAGATGAGTGAACAGGGAGTCTTGACCCACATTCCGAACTACGGCCTGAGACTTACACGTCAAACGCCTCCCTAA